The window TCCCCGCAAGGACGGGGgccccccggggcggggaggggaaaaACATCCCCGGGGGTGACTTAGGGGTCCCTGCGGCTCTGGGGGTCCGCGGCcgtgggtgcccccccccgccccggtaaGCGCTGAGGGAGGCAGAGCAGCCCTCAGGCGTCTAGGCAAGAAAGTCTATCAAGCCATCTTTACTttgcagcttttattaaaaatataaatattaaacattctCTTACACAACAAAATCGACCGAGCGCTGAAAAGATGTTTTATTGTGAAAatgtttacaggaaaaaaagtggatTTAAAGTAGCTTACAGAGattccccctcccacctccctgcccccagcagaAAAGTTATCTGTCTTCTTGGCACCATTTCTTCCAATGCTCACACATCCCTACGTAGCGATGGCACTAGAATAACTGGgaaatggagaaataaataaaGGTAGGGGAGGTTACGAACGACACTCGTGTTTCTGCACTTGGTACACGGTTGTGCATGCTAGTCAAGGGACAGAGGCTGTTCGGAGTACACCCTTCTAGGTTTaaagctatataaaaataaagagatgACATCAGAGCAGCACTATGGTACTTCGGACGGTGTAATTATTCTTGTGCTAACTGCGGAATCTCTTTGGCAAGGCGGGGAGGGGCCGTTTCATTTCCCGATTATCTCCATCAGTTTCCTGTTGCTGTGAGCTTGCTGCGCTAACTGCTCGGCTCGGGCCATCTCCAAGACTTCTCGCAGGAGGTGGAAAGTCAGATCCAGAGAAATAGGGGGCTCCTCGGATCGCTTCTCCCTCTCCACGGCCTCCCCCTCGGCTTCGCCCTCCTCGGGGCTCCCCAGCGAGCTCtcgggcagctgctgcagctgttgcACCGCCGCCCGGAAAAAGTTGCTGGCGGAGGCTTCGGGCTGTAggtggctggtgctgctgggagaggcGGAGAAAGAGCCGACGGGTCTCTTGTTGAGGTTGCCCAGGCGCA is drawn from Harpia harpyja isolate bHarHar1 chromosome 5, bHarHar1 primary haplotype, whole genome shotgun sequence and contains these coding sequences:
- the CRH gene encoding corticoliberin, which codes for MKIPLLVSTGILLVALLPCQECRALSKSPVAAHGALHQPDFFQQQQQQQTLPVLLRMGEEYFLRLGNLNKRPVGSFSASPSSTSHLQPEASASNFFRAAVQQLQQLPESSLGSPEEGEAEGEAVEREKRSEEPPISLDLTFHLLREVLEMARAEQLAQQAHSNRKLMEIIGK